The Erigeron canadensis isolate Cc75 chromosome 4, C_canadensis_v1, whole genome shotgun sequence genome window below encodes:
- the LOC122596655 gene encoding ABC transporter I family member 1, whose amino-acid sequence MSLRGPPLPRLLLNNVSCMRNAQQILRHTNISIHDGGALVLTGANGSGKSTFLRMLAGFSKPSAGEILWNGHDITESGVFHQYKLQLNWLSLKEAIKSNFTVLDNVQWFEVLEYKQGKSLPALEFMGLGRLANEKARMLSMGQRKRLQLARVMAMDRPIWLLDEPSVALDDEGVKLLEQMIADHRSQGGIVIVATHLPIEIEDAMILRLPPRFPRRITLVDMLPH is encoded by the coding sequence ATGTCGTTACGCGGTCCCCCACTTCCTCGGCTACTTCTCAACAACGTTTCTTGCATGAGAAATGCCCAACAAATCTTACGCCACACAAACATATCAATTCATGATGGCGGGGCCCTTGTACTCACGGGTGCAAACGGGTCGGGCAAGTCTACGTTCTTACGCATGTTGGCTGGGTTCTCTAAACCGTCAGCAGGTGAGATCCTATGGAATGGCCATGACATAACCGAGTCAGGAGTTTTTCACCAGTACAAACTTCAACTCAACTGGCTCTCTTTAAAAGAAGCAATAAAGAGCAATTTTACCGTTCTGGATAATGTTCAGTGGTTTGAAGTTCTTGAATATAAACAAGGTAAGTCTTTACCTGCTCTCGAGTTCATGGGGCTTGGGCGTTTGGCCAATGAAAAGGCACGAATGCTTTCGATGGGTCAAAGAAAAAGGTTGCAGCTTGCAAGAGTGATGGCCATGGATAGACCAATTTGGCTGCTTGATGAACCTTCAGTTGCTTTGGACGATGAAGGTGTGAAACTTTTGGAGCAAATGATTGCAGATCACAGGAGTCAGGGTGGAATAGTCATTGTAGCAACACATTTACCAATTGAGATAGAGGATGCTATGATCCTAAGGTTGCCTCCCAGATTTCCCAGAAGGATAACTTTAGTCGATATGCTTCCACATTGA